The Pseudodesulfovibrio sp. zrk46 genome contains a region encoding:
- a CDS encoding bifunctional oligoribonuclease/PAP phosphatase NrnA, translated as MESPIRLISEILQSEDDFLVASHYNPDGDAIGSTCAMGHILSALGKKYVLYNPSGVPNRYDFVNKPTSVTNTLPEIMPKWTIVLDCGAKDRIGDALMERIDESRIIDIDHHIGNGDYGEANWVDVRQPAVGTMVAELAQELNVPLVGGLAECIYLAIATDTGFFTYGSTTPESLELAAHMLRHGLDMATMNKLITKQWSEERMRLWTEVMDSVELYAEKKIALGAITADMFARTGTTSEDTENIINFIRRLKTVRVATILREESLNNYKFSLRSYGEDNVQRIAARFGGGGHKNASGGSIEAPLEEAKTMLVDVIRDELGIE; from the coding sequence ATGGAAAGCCCAATTCGACTGATTAGCGAAATCCTGCAGAGCGAGGACGATTTTCTCGTTGCTTCGCACTACAACCCGGATGGAGATGCTATCGGGTCCACCTGCGCTATGGGTCACATCCTTTCAGCGTTGGGCAAAAAGTACGTACTGTACAATCCTTCTGGCGTACCGAATCGATACGACTTTGTGAACAAGCCAACTTCGGTGACGAACACTCTGCCAGAGATTATGCCCAAGTGGACCATCGTACTCGATTGCGGCGCTAAAGATCGAATCGGGGACGCATTGATGGAACGCATTGATGAGTCGCGTATCATCGACATTGACCATCATATCGGCAATGGTGATTACGGCGAAGCCAACTGGGTTGATGTCCGTCAACCAGCCGTGGGCACCATGGTGGCAGAGTTGGCTCAAGAACTGAATGTTCCTCTTGTTGGAGGGTTGGCCGAGTGTATTTATCTCGCAATAGCCACTGACACTGGGTTCTTCACCTATGGTTCCACGACACCTGAATCCCTCGAATTGGCCGCACACATGCTGCGTCACGGCTTAGATATGGCCACTATGAACAAGCTCATCACCAAACAATGGAGTGAAGAGCGTATGCGCCTTTGGACAGAGGTAATGGACAGCGTTGAATTGTATGCAGAAAAGAAGATCGCCCTTGGGGCCATCACTGCCGACATGTTTGCACGCACCGGAACCACTTCCGAAGACACTGAAAACATTATCAACTTCATCCGCCGTCTCAAGACTGTACGCGTTGCAACTATTCTGCGAGAGGAAAGTTTGAATAACTATAAGTTCAGCCTGCGCTCTTACGGCGAAGACAATGTCCAGCGTATCGCTGCCCGATTTGGCGGAGGCGGTCATAAAAACGCCTCCGGCGGTAGTATCGAAGCTCCGCTGGAAGAAGCTAAAACCATGCTGGTGGACGTTATTAGGGATGAATTGGGTATCGAGTAA
- a CDS encoding DUF503 domain-containing protein, which produces MIIGVLTLEFRLHGNRSLKGKRKVAQSLKQKLRNKFNIAVSEVDAMDVHDKLVLGVVTNANEIQRVESRLSKALAMVEAISPAELTHCNTEIFSDSD; this is translated from the coding sequence ATGATAATAGGCGTATTGACTCTCGAATTCAGGCTTCACGGCAACCGCTCCCTAAAAGGCAAGCGTAAGGTCGCCCAGAGTCTGAAACAGAAACTCAGAAACAAGTTTAACATCGCAGTCTCCGAGGTTGATGCCATGGATGTACACGACAAGCTTGTGTTGGGTGTAGTTACTAACGCCAATGAAATACAACGGGTAGAAAGCCGTCTCTCCAAAGCTCTGGCTATGGTTGAAGCCATCTCCCCTGCCGAATTGACTCACTGCAACACAGAAATTTTCAGCGATAGCGACTAA
- the truB gene encoding tRNA pseudouridine(55) synthase TruB produces the protein MGRRKRKRSKEQQDGVLVLNKPSGPTSADCLNDIKHQLKQFKIGHAGTLDPMASGVLLVMLGNGTKLGPYLTGATKTYTGTFKLGITTDTLDIQGEVVSEAEVTASAEDVKREILYWKELTEQEVPAYSAAKHKGKPLYALARAGEEIPVKIKPIVISHVEVLDVRMPEASFRVSCSAGTYIRSLVHSLGTRMGCGAVLTSLNREQSEPFGLDQAHNLADVLESPESFSDKVIPLRDTLPHWPRFQLTEALTGLVKNGAWLPVNEESGELLSGELGDQAMLLDPEGNPLALVEAKLQDNRPKWSILRGLWGQD, from the coding sequence ATGGGACGCAGAAAAAGAAAACGTAGTAAAGAGCAGCAGGACGGCGTCCTGGTGCTCAACAAGCCGTCCGGCCCGACTTCGGCGGACTGCCTAAATGACATAAAGCACCAGCTCAAGCAGTTCAAAATTGGCCATGCCGGAACTCTTGATCCCATGGCTTCCGGCGTGCTGCTGGTTATGCTCGGCAATGGTACCAAGCTCGGCCCGTATTTGACTGGCGCGACCAAAACCTATACTGGTACCTTTAAGCTAGGGATTACGACTGACACCCTTGATATTCAAGGAGAAGTAGTCTCTGAAGCCGAAGTGACCGCATCTGCTGAAGATGTCAAACGTGAAATTTTGTATTGGAAAGAGTTGACAGAGCAGGAAGTTCCTGCCTATTCGGCTGCCAAACATAAGGGTAAACCGCTGTATGCTCTGGCCCGTGCGGGCGAGGAAATACCGGTCAAAATTAAGCCCATTGTTATTTCTCATGTGGAAGTGCTGGACGTGCGAATGCCCGAGGCATCGTTCAGGGTCAGTTGTTCCGCCGGTACCTACATACGTTCCCTGGTCCACAGCTTGGGGACACGAATGGGGTGCGGTGCGGTGCTGACCAGCCTGAACCGTGAGCAGAGCGAGCCTTTTGGACTCGATCAGGCTCATAATCTCGCAGACGTCTTGGAGAGTCCGGAATCTTTTTCGGACAAGGTAATCCCGCTTCGGGATACCCTCCCTCACTGGCCCCGCTTTCAATTGACTGAAGCACTGACAGGACTCGTGAAGAACGGGGCCTGGTTGCCGGTCAATGAAGAATCCGGGGAATTGCTCAGCGGAGAGCTTGGCGATCAAGCAATGTTGCTCGATCCTGAAGGTAATCCGCTTGCACTGGTGGAGGCAAAACTCCAGGACAACCGACCCAAGTGGTCGATCCTGCGTGGTCTTTGGGGACAGGACTAG
- a CDS encoding tetratricopeptide repeat protein has product MYPPSSELRFKAVNKMAEEVKFAELAGKESGRAPVVGQVSKTVAQPVVDSGNAVGGQVGGADGGVSQPIVQSDQVTGTVSPPPVSSGEGQAGGSVAPPPGAQPVQQPVSQPVQQQAVTQGVEQPSGGVSGVVAPPPGTQTVSGQGSVGGAVAPPPTVVEGAPPPAPTPEESQQLSVAEQIAQQEGGTVAPPPVQADVQPAEMAVAPDDAVQPGTEGEPPAMDNATAAAKAREQEIRDKLYEAQNMMFNGALATALPLYEEILKQPDVPDDVREETLYAVADIKKEMHKDELEDYFEEISQAFIEAMNSNLRSNRVPRSLLNLGLLNLRVGNFPEAKAYFKILQEKYPDDDNIPSISYYWGEYYYRKGDFKKAADQFQYLIQTFPEHELVKQAAYYLADSLNRTGFVDQAYQIVDYIDKRWPDYYMENPQFLRLAGNVEMKLRKWPQAKNHFFTYYNLNPEADGSDVVLARLGDIYIRENEKDAARLIYQKVVQDYPDKEGGLVAKMRLAEEGIYDEPAMAAMATVFDRPYNKRPENIYKEIINDHPESPLAPIAQLKLAMWYAFNKKYPEALAAAQDFIEKHPDSPFVDRARKLGDSVFALAVPGMVAEERYGRIVRYWETYDFIGTEDTKVDDRTRLNVATSYWKVDQPVKALEIIKPFLGKRQIPEISDEALGLAVNIYLDELAWKEIADLVAMAKSNWKLNPEQLRQLDYARAMSLQNLGDSNKALAMWAELAKDTKVDPAFRAYAMYYMAKAAMERQDLRKVFVYAQEALSLLLQTKGDPEKIKDVVLMSIYATERSGRYTEALKWAKQYDEYIDVDNPEWASTRFKLARIYRKAGAMDEWKQLLTDIIEKKPESLQAQLAKSALDTYDLEQQVQQYSPAPQ; this is encoded by the coding sequence GTGTATCCACCTTCCAGTGAACTGCGATTCAAAGCTGTGAACAAAATGGCCGAGGAAGTTAAGTTTGCCGAACTAGCTGGTAAGGAATCTGGGCGTGCTCCGGTTGTGGGGCAAGTCTCAAAGACCGTTGCGCAGCCAGTCGTGGACAGTGGCAACGCTGTTGGTGGACAAGTTGGAGGGGCGGATGGCGGTGTATCGCAACCTATCGTCCAGAGCGATCAGGTTACAGGTACTGTGTCGCCTCCTCCTGTGAGTTCCGGTGAAGGACAGGCTGGGGGCTCTGTAGCACCTCCGCCGGGTGCGCAGCCGGTGCAGCAGCCTGTATCACAGCCCGTACAGCAGCAAGCAGTCACACAGGGTGTTGAGCAACCTAGTGGGGGAGTATCTGGCGTTGTAGCACCACCTCCGGGAACACAAACCGTTTCTGGTCAGGGATCTGTCGGCGGTGCCGTTGCTCCGCCACCAACGGTGGTTGAAGGGGCTCCTCCGCCAGCACCGACTCCCGAAGAATCACAGCAACTTTCAGTGGCTGAGCAGATTGCCCAACAGGAGGGTGGTACTGTTGCACCTCCGCCGGTACAAGCTGATGTTCAACCGGCAGAAATGGCCGTAGCTCCCGATGATGCGGTTCAGCCGGGTACGGAAGGTGAACCTCCGGCCATGGATAATGCCACAGCAGCAGCCAAGGCTCGCGAACAGGAAATTCGTGACAAGTTGTACGAAGCGCAAAACATGATGTTCAATGGCGCTCTTGCCACGGCCTTGCCTCTCTACGAGGAGATTCTCAAGCAGCCGGATGTTCCAGATGATGTGCGTGAGGAAACGCTCTATGCCGTTGCGGACATCAAGAAAGAGATGCACAAGGATGAGTTGGAGGATTATTTTGAGGAGATCTCTCAGGCCTTTATTGAGGCTATGAACTCCAACCTTCGCTCCAACCGTGTGCCGCGCTCTTTGCTGAACTTAGGCTTGCTTAATCTTCGTGTGGGTAATTTCCCTGAGGCCAAAGCTTATTTCAAGATTCTTCAGGAGAAGTATCCTGATGACGATAATATTCCTTCCATCAGTTACTACTGGGGCGAATATTATTATCGAAAGGGTGATTTTAAAAAGGCCGCGGACCAATTCCAGTATCTTATTCAGACCTTCCCTGAACACGAACTGGTCAAGCAGGCTGCCTATTATCTTGCTGATTCTCTTAATCGTACCGGTTTCGTAGATCAGGCCTATCAGATCGTGGACTACATCGATAAACGCTGGCCTGATTATTACATGGAAAATCCACAGTTCCTCCGTCTCGCGGGTAATGTGGAAATGAAGCTTCGCAAGTGGCCCCAAGCCAAGAATCATTTCTTTACATATTACAACCTCAACCCAGAGGCAGATGGTTCTGACGTTGTATTGGCCCGGTTAGGTGATATTTACATTCGCGAAAACGAAAAAGATGCAGCCCGGTTGATTTATCAGAAGGTTGTTCAGGATTATCCTGATAAGGAAGGTGGCCTGGTTGCCAAGATGCGTTTGGCTGAAGAGGGTATTTATGATGAGCCTGCTATGGCAGCCATGGCGACGGTATTCGACAGGCCCTACAACAAGCGCCCGGAGAATATCTACAAGGAGATCATCAATGACCATCCGGAAAGTCCATTAGCGCCTATTGCACAGCTTAAGCTGGCCATGTGGTACGCATTTAATAAGAAGTATCCAGAGGCTCTCGCTGCTGCGCAAGATTTTATTGAGAAGCATCCAGATAGTCCCTTTGTTGATCGTGCCCGTAAGCTCGGTGACTCCGTCTTTGCTTTAGCAGTACCCGGGATGGTTGCTGAGGAACGATATGGTCGTATCGTCCGCTATTGGGAAACGTATGACTTTATTGGCACTGAAGATACCAAGGTCGATGATCGTACACGGTTGAATGTCGCTACTTCTTATTGGAAGGTGGACCAACCCGTTAAGGCGTTGGAGATAATCAAACCGTTTCTGGGCAAGCGACAGATTCCTGAGATTTCCGATGAGGCTCTCGGGCTGGCTGTAAATATCTATCTGGATGAGCTTGCATGGAAGGAGATTGCCGATCTCGTCGCAATGGCTAAGTCCAACTGGAAGCTCAATCCAGAGCAGTTGCGTCAGCTTGATTATGCTCGGGCGATGTCGCTTCAAAATCTCGGTGATAGCAACAAGGCTCTCGCTATGTGGGCAGAACTCGCCAAAGATACCAAAGTTGACCCTGCTTTCCGTGCGTACGCCATGTACTACATGGCCAAGGCTGCAATGGAGCGTCAGGATCTGCGTAAGGTCTTTGTCTACGCCCAGGAAGCTCTTTCTTTGTTACTCCAGACCAAGGGAGACCCAGAGAAGATTAAGGACGTTGTGCTCATGTCTATTTACGCTACAGAGCGCTCTGGGCGATACACTGAAGCTCTCAAGTGGGCTAAGCAGTATGATGAGTACATAGACGTTGATAATCCCGAGTGGGCCTCCACTCGGTTCAAGCTCGCTCGCATTTATCGTAAAGCTGGAGCCATGGATGAGTGGAAACAGCTGCTCACTGATATTATCGAGAAGAAGCCTGAGTCGCTTCAGGCACAGCTCGCCAAGTCGGCCTTGGATACCTATGATCTTGAGCAGCAAGTTCAGCAATACTCTCCTGCTCCACAGTAG
- the pnp gene encoding polyribonucleotide nucleotidyltransferase, which produces MTMIPFDSTSVTANVGGIDITIETGKYARQASGAVTISSGNTEVLVTAVTQPLEIDRGFFPLTCNYQEMAYAAGRVPGNYFRREGRPSEHETLVSRLIDRPIRPLFADGFADEVQIIATVLSADKNVNPDVLALTGASAACHISKMPFLGPIVGARVGYVNNEFVLYPTYKGMNEDSTLNLVFAATRDAMVMVEGGAQFVSEDIIADALAWGHEQVAPLFDIQDELREKVGVPKLEVEASKQDEELVEFLGDFITEDLEKALTTPEKMVRYAAKDAAKKKAKEAVAEKFPEDEAKLKAVGDVIGSMTKKIVRKRIVEEGLRIDGRDTTTVRPLSIETGLLSQTHGSVLFRRGETSALAVATLGSTRDEQRYDSLLGDATKRFMLHYNFPPYCVGEARMLRGTSRREVGHGALAERAISPVLPSQEDFPFTIRVVSEIMESNGSSSMASVCGATLSLMDAGVPISEPVAGIAMGLCKEGEDYFILTDILGDEDALGDMDFKVAGTKDGITAIQMDIKIAGIPQDVLKKALYQAKDARTHILDHMCEELAAPRENLSELAPQMDVVHIDPDKIRSVIGPGGKNIKAITAETEADIDIEDSGKISIFAPTMASMEKAREMVLYYDQKPEPGKNYKGIVRKILEVGALVEILPGQEGMLHISQLDFERVERVEDVVQLGQEVMVKCIALEPGGRIRLSRKAWLMEEAGQEVNLDDFKRPAPRGGDRGGRRDNRGGRGGRGGRR; this is translated from the coding sequence ATGACTATGATTCCCTTCGACTCCACCAGCGTCACTGCGAACGTTGGCGGCATCGACATTACCATCGAAACCGGAAAGTACGCTCGTCAGGCCAGCGGTGCCGTGACCATTTCTTCCGGTAACACCGAAGTGCTGGTCACCGCCGTGACCCAGCCGCTGGAAATTGACCGCGGCTTCTTCCCGCTGACCTGTAACTACCAGGAAATGGCTTACGCAGCCGGTCGCGTTCCGGGCAACTACTTCCGCCGTGAAGGTCGCCCCTCCGAGCACGAGACTCTGGTCTCCCGCCTGATCGACCGTCCCATCCGCCCGCTGTTCGCCGACGGTTTCGCTGACGAAGTGCAGATCATCGCCACCGTCCTGTCCGCTGACAAGAACGTCAACCCGGACGTCCTGGCCCTGACTGGTGCTTCTGCAGCCTGCCACATCTCCAAGATGCCTTTCCTCGGCCCCATCGTTGGTGCCCGCGTAGGTTACGTGAACAATGAATTCGTTCTCTACCCCACTTACAAGGGTATGAACGAAGACTCTACCCTCAACCTGGTCTTCGCCGCTACCCGCGACGCTATGGTCATGGTTGAAGGTGGCGCTCAGTTTGTCTCCGAAGACATCATTGCCGACGCTCTGGCCTGGGGTCACGAGCAGGTTGCTCCGCTCTTCGACATTCAGGACGAACTCCGCGAGAAGGTCGGTGTGCCCAAGCTGGAAGTGGAAGCTTCCAAGCAGGACGAAGAACTCGTCGAATTCCTCGGCGACTTCATCACCGAAGACCTCGAAAAAGCACTGACCACTCCCGAAAAGATGGTCCGCTACGCTGCCAAAGACGCTGCGAAGAAGAAGGCCAAAGAAGCCGTTGCTGAAAAATTCCCCGAAGACGAAGCCAAGCTCAAGGCTGTTGGTGATGTCATCGGTTCCATGACCAAAAAGATCGTGCGCAAGCGCATTGTTGAAGAAGGTCTGCGTATCGACGGTCGTGACACCACCACCGTTCGTCCGCTTTCCATCGAGACCGGCCTGCTGTCCCAGACTCACGGCTCCGTTCTCTTCCGCCGCGGTGAGACTTCCGCTCTGGCTGTCGCCACTCTCGGCTCCACCCGTGATGAGCAGCGTTACGACTCCCTGCTCGGTGACGCCACCAAGCGCTTCATGCTGCACTACAACTTCCCGCCGTACTGCGTCGGTGAAGCTCGTATGCTGCGTGGAACCTCCCGTCGCGAAGTCGGTCACGGCGCCCTTGCCGAACGCGCTATCTCCCCGGTTCTCCCGAGCCAGGAAGACTTCCCGTTCACCATCCGCGTTGTCTCCGAGATCATGGAGTCCAACGGTTCCTCTTCCATGGCCTCCGTTTGCGGCGCCACCCTGTCCCTGATGGACGCAGGCGTGCCCATCTCTGAGCCTGTTGCCGGTATCGCAATGGGACTCTGCAAGGAAGGCGAAGACTACTTCATCCTCACTGACATCCTCGGTGACGAAGATGCTCTCGGCGACATGGACTTCAAGGTTGCTGGTACCAAGGACGGCATCACCGCTATCCAGATGGACATCAAGATCGCTGGTATCCCCCAGGACGTTCTGAAGAAGGCTCTTTACCAGGCCAAGGACGCTCGTACCCATATCCTCGACCACATGTGTGAGGAACTGGCTGCACCGCGCGAAAATCTGTCCGAGCTCGCTCCGCAGATGGACGTGGTTCACATCGATCCCGACAAGATCCGTTCCGTTATCGGACCCGGCGGCAAGAACATCAAGGCTATCACTGCTGAGACTGAAGCCGACATCGACATCGAAGATTCCGGTAAGATCTCCATCTTCGCCCCGACCATGGCATCCATGGAAAAGGCACGCGAAATGGTCCTCTACTACGACCAGAAGCCTGAACCCGGCAAGAACTACAAGGGCATCGTCCGCAAGATTCTCGAAGTGGGTGCTCTTGTCGAAATCCTGCCCGGTCAGGAAGGCATGCTTCACATCTCCCAGCTCGACTTCGAACGTGTTGAGCGTGTGGAAGATGTTGTTCAGCTCGGTCAGGAAGTCATGGTCAAGTGCATCGCACTGGAGCCCGGCGGACGCATCCGCCTCTCCCGTAAGGCTTGGCTGATGGAAGAAGCTGGCCAGGAAGTGAACCTCGACGACTTCAAGCGCCCCGCTCCTCGCGGCGGTGACCGTGGCGGACGCCGTGATAATCGCGGTGGCCGTGGCGGCCGAGGTGGCCGTCGCTAG
- the rpsO gene encoding 30S ribosomal protein S15, with protein MVMTAEDKQKIIDEYKTCEGDTGSPEVQVALLTARIQYLADHFKTHKKDHHSRTGLLKLVGQRRKLLKYLANKDIQRYRDLIGRLGLRK; from the coding sequence GTGGTTATGACTGCTGAAGACAAGCAGAAGATTATCGACGAGTACAAGACCTGTGAAGGTGACACCGGCTCCCCTGAGGTTCAGGTTGCACTGCTTACCGCACGCATCCAGTACCTTGCAGACCACTTCAAGACCCACAAGAAGGATCACCACTCCCGCACCGGTCTTCTGAAGCTGGTTGGTCAGCGCCGCAAACTTCTCAAGTACCTGGCGAACAAGGACATCCAGCGCTACCGTGACCTGATTGGTCGCCTCGGCCTGCGCAAGTAG
- the amrB gene encoding AmmeMemoRadiSam system protein B produces MDRQPVVAGRFYDADPARLNSMLDGFLGLAEEKKEERTLLAMVPHAGYVYSGAVCGKTLAMSNLASTILLLGPNHTGRGDRFALWAGGSWGIPGGQVPVDEELAKVLLDADPMITADTDAHVGEHSLEVILPFLHRLNLDVSVVPIAMSAHVFDDVATVGKAIGQALKEFDRPVSIVVSSDMSHYISDDEARKMDGLALAAASSLDPNILFSTVREHNISMCGVLPMTTGLFAALELGATKADLVAYATSGEVSGDFEQVVGYAGVIVS; encoded by the coding sequence ATGGATAGACAGCCGGTAGTGGCGGGGAGATTTTACGATGCAGACCCCGCTCGTTTAAATAGCATGTTGGATGGCTTCTTGGGGCTTGCAGAGGAAAAGAAAGAGGAGCGTACGCTTCTCGCAATGGTGCCTCATGCTGGATACGTTTATTCCGGCGCTGTTTGCGGTAAAACGCTTGCCATGTCTAATCTGGCGTCTACCATTTTGCTTTTAGGCCCTAATCATACTGGTCGAGGTGATCGTTTCGCATTGTGGGCTGGGGGAAGTTGGGGCATTCCCGGTGGGCAAGTGCCAGTGGATGAGGAGCTTGCAAAGGTACTACTGGATGCTGACCCGATGATTACTGCAGATACTGATGCACATGTTGGTGAGCACTCTTTGGAAGTGATATTGCCATTCTTACATCGTTTAAATCTAGATGTCAGTGTGGTTCCTATTGCGATGTCGGCTCATGTATTTGATGATGTCGCTACAGTCGGTAAAGCTATTGGCCAAGCGCTAAAGGAGTTCGATCGACCTGTTTCTATCGTGGTGAGCTCGGACATGAGTCATTATATTTCTGATGATGAAGCCCGTAAAATGGATGGGTTGGCATTGGCTGCAGCCTCTAGTTTGGACCCCAATATTCTTTTCAGTACAGTCCGTGAGCATAATATTTCCATGTGTGGTGTCTTACCTATGACTACAGGGCTTTTTGCGGCCTTGGAGCTAGGTGCCACCAAGGCTGATTTGGTTGCATATGCCACCTCCGGTGAGGTCTCTGGCGATTTTGAGCAAGTCGTAGGGTATGCGGGGGTCATAGTCAGTTAA
- a CDS encoding UXX-star (seleno)protein family 1 → MAKITIYGKANCPHTKRARDAYRDAEFIDVLKDPTQMDKMLELSNDRRRVPVIVEGGFVTVGYNGGS, encoded by the coding sequence ATGGCGAAGATCACAATCTATGGGAAGGCGAATTGCCCACATACCAAACGGGCGCGAGATGCGTACCGAGACGCAGAGTTTATTGACGTACTCAAAGACCCAACGCAGATGGACAAGATGCTGGAACTCTCAAATGACAGACGGCGAGTCCCGGTCATAGTTGAAGGCGGTTTTGTTACGGTGGGCTATAACGGCGGCTCATGA
- the rbfA gene encoding 30S ribosome-binding factor RbfA has protein sequence MKASSSRRAVRMGDQIMREVGTLLVEEAQDPRLQLVTLSGVRMNANLRIAEIFYTVSGDEEHRKEVQTGLEKAAGFLRSRLSRNLKLQYAPELRFIFDDFLEDVVYGKPNSTD, from the coding sequence ATGAAAGCATCATCTTCCCGCCGCGCCGTTCGCATGGGCGACCAGATCATGCGTGAGGTTGGCACCCTCTTGGTGGAGGAAGCCCAGGATCCTCGTCTGCAACTCGTAACCTTGTCCGGCGTGCGCATGAACGCAAACCTTCGCATTGCGGAAATCTTCTACACTGTTTCTGGTGACGAAGAACACCGCAAGGAAGTTCAAACTGGATTGGAAAAGGCTGCAGGCTTTCTGCGGTCCCGTCTCAGCAGAAACCTGAAGCTTCAGTACGCCCCTGAACTGCGATTCATTTTCGACGATTTTCTCGAGGACGTGGTCTATGGAAAGCCCAATTCGACTGATTAG